A region from the Arvicola amphibius chromosome 12, mArvAmp1.2, whole genome shotgun sequence genome encodes:
- the Rgs16 gene encoding regulator of G-protein signaling 16, whose product MCRTLATFPNSCLERAKEFKTRLGIFLHKSELSSDTGGVNKFEWASKYSKERSFSEDVLGWRESFDLLLSSKNGVAAFHAFLKTEFSEENLEFWLACEEFKKIRSATKLATRAHRIFDEYICSEAPKEVNIDHETRELTRINLQAPTASCFDVAQGKTRTLMEKDSYPRFLKSPAYRDLAAQTSTSASSNSPAEPSHT is encoded by the exons ATGTGCCGCACCCTGGCTACCTTCCCCAACTCCTGCCTGGAGAG AGCCAAAGAGTTCAAGACGCGTCTGGGGATCTTTCTCCATAAATCGGAGCTGAGCTCTGATACTGGCGGTGTTAACAAGTTCGAGTGGGCCAGTAAATATAGCAAAGAGAG AAGCTTCTCGGAAGATGTTCTGGGATGGAGGGAGTCCTTTGATCTGTTGCTGAGCAGCAAGA ATGGAGTGGCTGCCTTCCACGCTTTCCTAAAGACAGAGTTCAGTGAGGAGAATCTGGAGTTCTGGCTGGCCTGCGAAGAGTTCAAGAAGATCCGATCAGCCACCAAGCTGGCCACCAGGGCTCACCGCATCTTTGACGAGTACATTTGCAGCGAAGCCCCTAAAGAG GTAAACATAGACCATGAGACCCGCGAGCTGACAAGGATAAATCTTCAGGCCCCCACTGCCAGTTGCTTCGACGTGGCTCAGGGGAAGACTCGCACCCTGATGGAGAAGGACTCCTATCCACGCTTCCTCAAGTCACCTGCTTACCGGGACCTGGCCGCCCAAACCTCCACCTCTGCATCCAGCAACAGCCCAGCTGAGCCTTCACATACTTGA